Proteins encoded in a region of the Solanum dulcamara chromosome 9, daSolDulc1.2, whole genome shotgun sequence genome:
- the LOC129902037 gene encoding inner membrane protein PPF-1, chloroplastic, translated as MAKTLISSPSSFIGTPLPSFSRHVFHRRRLISTRVKFSFHEIPPIHSLHSNFDFEAVVSRAEGLLYTLADAAVAADPGVASDATGAAATAQKSGGWFAFISDAMEVVLKVMKDGLQAVHVPYAYGFAIILLTVLVKAATFPLTKQQVESTLAMQNLQPKIKAIQQRYAGNQERIQLETSRLYKQAGVNPLAGCFPTLATIPVWIGLYQALSNVANEGLLTEGFFWIPSLGGPTTIAARQSGTGVSWLFPFVDGHPPLGWHDTVAYLILPVLLIVSQYVSMEIMKPPQTDDPAQKNTLLVFKFLPLMIGYFSLSVPSGLTIYWFTNNVLTTAQQVWLRKLGGAKPAVSGDASGIISAGRAKRTTSQPEQSGERFRQLKEDEKKKKSTKALPTDKVELSASISDSEDQPDDDTKPKDEEVLEEAYASSSSKEVPNYSGPRKSKRSKRKRSV; from the exons ATGGCGAAAACCTTGATTTCATCGCCGTCGTCGTTCATCGGAACTCCTTTGCCGTCGTTCTCTCGCCATGTATTTCACCGGCGAAGGCTTATCTCTACTAGAGTGAAATTTAGCTTCCATGAGATTCCTCCGATTCACTCGCTTCACTCTAATTTCGATTTCGAAGCTGTTGTAAGCCGAGCGGAGGGACTTCTCTACACGTTAGCCGATGCTGCCGTCGCGGCTGATCCTGGTGTTGCTTCCGATGCCACTGGAGCCGCTGCTACTGCTCAGAAAAGCGGTGGTTGGTTCGCTTTCATTTCTGACGCCATGGAAGTTGTATTGAAG GTAATGAAGGATGGATTGCAAGCTGTGCATGTGCCTTATGCCTATGGATTCGCAATCATATTACTTACTGTCCTGGTTAAAGCTGCCACTTTCCCTTTGACAAAGCAACAG GTTGAATCAACATTAGCAATGCAAAATCTCCAACCAAAGATCAAAGCTATTCAACAAAGATATGCTGGAAATCAG GAGAGGATCCAACTTGAGACATCACGTTTATATAAGCAGGCAGGGGTCAATCCTCTTGCTG GATGTTTCCCAACTTTGGCTACTATACCAGTTTGGATTGGTCTTTATCAAGCTCTCTCCAATGTGGCAAATGAG GGATTGCTGACTGAAGGTTTCTTTTGGATCCCTTCTTTGGGAGGCCCGACTACTATAGCTGCTCGACAGAGTGGAACTGGAGTTTCTTGGCTATTCCCATTTGTG GATGGGCATCCGCCTTTGGGTTGGCATGACACTGTGGCTTACCTCATTTTGCCTGTCCTGCTAATTGTTTCACAATATGTTTCAATGGAGATAATGAAACCTCCCCAA ACAGATGATCCAGCTCAAAAGAACACACTTCTGGTTTTCAAGTTCCTTCCGCTCATGATTGGCTATTTCTCTTTGTCTGTTCCATCAGGGTTAACAATTTACTG gttcacaaataatgtGCTGACCACAGCACAACAGGTATGGTTGCGCAAGTTAGGTGGTGCAAAGCCTGCTGTGAGTGGAGATGCTAGTGGTATCATCAGTGCTGGACGTGCAAAAAGAACTACCTCTCAACCTGAACAATCTGGAGAGAG ATTCAGACAGCTAAAAGaagatgaaaaaaagaaaaagtcaaCCAAGGCACTCCCTACAGATAAGGTTGAACTATCTGCTTCTATATCTGATTCCGAGGACCAACCAGATGATGACACCAAGCCCAAG GATGAAGAAGTTCTAGAAGAGGCTTATGCTTCTAGCAGTAGTAAAGAAGTTCCAAATTACTCAGGGCCAAGGAAGAGTAAGAGATCAAAAAGGAAGCGTTCTGTATAA